A genomic window from Osmerus eperlanus chromosome 5, fOsmEpe2.1, whole genome shotgun sequence includes:
- the hexa gene encoding beta-hexosaminidase subunit alpha isoform X1 translates to MSDVRLRRNEICYVALLFFLNVPTVIGVWPKPQIVATSMERFSLNPGDFKFQYASNSAAQLGCSLLDAAFKRYYSLIFPDYNAGPRDRHHLFETKPYVLNIHVTQAGCESYPNAESSESYKLNVSTDQAELRTETVWGALRGLETFSQLVYQDDLGTYFVNKTEIEDFPRFQFRGILLDTSRHYLPVEAILKTLDAMSYSKFNVFHWHIVDDPSFPYQSRTFPDLSNKGAFHPMTHVYTQTDVRRVISHARLRGIRVLPEFDSPGHTQSWGKGQPGLLTPCYRGITPSGTFGPVNPATGSTYKFMTRLFKEVASVFPDSYIHLGGDEVDFTCWKSNPDVRQFMQKMGFGNDFTKLESFYMENIVNITSMLNRTAIVWQDVFDYHERIPQDTVLHIWKGTPAQYREELSRITKTGHRVLLAAPWYLNHISYGQDWHSVYTVQPLNFSGTEEQKKLVIGGEVCMWGEYVDATNLSPRLWPRASAAAERLWSDEKQTSSVTLAFSRLKEFRCLLLRRGVQAEPLFVGHCRHEYQGV, encoded by the exons ATGTCTGATGTTAGATTAAGACGTaatgaaatatgttacgtggcTTTACTTTTTTTCTTGAATGTACCCACGGTGATAGGTGTGTGGCCAAAGCCACAAATTGTAGCCACATCGATGGAACGATTTTCATTGAATCCAGGAGACTTTAAATTTCAGTATGCTAGTAATTCAGCCGCCCAGTTGGGATGTTCATTGCTGGATGCCGCCTTCAAGCGATATTACTCTCTAATTTTTCCAGATTACAATGCAG GACCACGAGACAGGCACCATCTTTTCGAAACAAAACCGTATGTCCTTAATATCCATGTAACCCAGGCAGGCTGTGAGAGTTACCCAAATGCAGAGTCCTCGGAAAGTT ATAAGCTGAATGTATCTACAGACCAAGCAGAACTGAGGACAGAAACTGTGTGGGGGGCCCTAAGAG GCCTGGAAACATTCAGCCAGCTGGTGTATCAAGATGACTTGGGTACA TACTTTGTGAACAAGACTGAAATAGAGGATTTCCCCAGGTTTCAATTCCGTGGTATTCTGTTGGACACATCTCGTCACTATTTACCAGTAGAGGCCATCCTAAAGACCCTG GATGCCATGTCCTACAGTAAATTCaatgtgtttcactggcacATTGTTGATGACCCTTCCTTCCCGTACCAGAGTCGTACCTTTCCTGACCTTAGCAACAAG GGGGCTTTCCACCCAATGACTCATGTATACACACAGACGGATGTGAGAAGGGTGATCTCACATGCCAGACTACGGGGAATCAGAGTCTTGCCTGAGTTTGACTCACCAGGCCACACCCAGTCCTGGGGTAAAG GTCAGCCTGGTCTCCTGACCCCCTGCTACAGGGGGATTACTCCCTCTGGAACATTCGGTCCAGTCAACCCAGCCACAGGCTCCACCTATAAGTTCATGACACGTTTGTTTAAGGAAGTGGCCTCTGTCTTTCCTGATTCTTACATTCACCTAGGAGGGGATGAGGTTGACTTCACCTGCTG GAAATCCAACCCTGACGTCAGGCAGTTCATGCAGAAAATGGGTTTTGGAAATGATTTCACCAAACTAGAGTCCTTCTACATGGAGAA CATCGTGAACATCACTTCCATGCTCAACAGGACAGCCATCGTTTGGCAAGATGTATTTGACTATCATGAAAGA ATCCCTCAGGACACAGTTCTGCACATCTGGAAGGGCACCCCTGCCCAGTACCGGGAGGAGCTGAGCAGGATTACCAAGACTGGGCACAGGGTCCTGCTGGCTGCCCCCTGGTACCTTAACCACATCAGCTATGGCCAGGACTGGCACAGTGTCTACACCGTGCAGCCACTGAacttctctg GGACGGAAGAGCAGAAGAAGCTGGTGATTGGTGGAGAGGTCTGCATGTGGGGGGAATACGTAGACGCAACCAACCTCTCTCCACGCCTGTG GCCCCGGGCCAGTGCTGCAGCAGAGAGACTGTGGAGTGATGAGAAGCAGACCTCTAGTGTCACTCTGGCCTTCTCTCGTCTGAAGGAGTTCCGCTGCTTGTTGTTACG gCGCGGTGTACAGGCCGAGCCTTTGTTTGTTGGCCACTGCAGGCACGAGTACCAGGGTGTGTGA
- the hexa gene encoding beta-hexosaminidase subunit alpha isoform X2, translated as MTWYFVNKTEIEDFPRFQFRGILLDTSRHYLPVEAILKTLDAMSYSKFNVFHWHIVDDPSFPYQSRTFPDLSNKGAFHPMTHVYTQTDVRRVISHARLRGIRVLPEFDSPGHTQSWGKGQPGLLTPCYRGITPSGTFGPVNPATGSTYKFMTRLFKEVASVFPDSYIHLGGDEVDFTCWKSNPDVRQFMQKMGFGNDFTKLESFYMENIVNITSMLNRTAIVWQDVFDYHERIPQDTVLHIWKGTPAQYREELSRITKTGHRVLLAAPWYLNHISYGQDWHSVYTVQPLNFSGTEEQKKLVIGGEVCMWGEYVDATNLSPRLWPRASAAAERLWSDEKQTSSVTLAFSRLKEFRCLLLRRGVQAEPLFVGHCRHEYQGV; from the exons ATGACTTGG TACTTTGTGAACAAGACTGAAATAGAGGATTTCCCCAGGTTTCAATTCCGTGGTATTCTGTTGGACACATCTCGTCACTATTTACCAGTAGAGGCCATCCTAAAGACCCTG GATGCCATGTCCTACAGTAAATTCaatgtgtttcactggcacATTGTTGATGACCCTTCCTTCCCGTACCAGAGTCGTACCTTTCCTGACCTTAGCAACAAG GGGGCTTTCCACCCAATGACTCATGTATACACACAGACGGATGTGAGAAGGGTGATCTCACATGCCAGACTACGGGGAATCAGAGTCTTGCCTGAGTTTGACTCACCAGGCCACACCCAGTCCTGGGGTAAAG GTCAGCCTGGTCTCCTGACCCCCTGCTACAGGGGGATTACTCCCTCTGGAACATTCGGTCCAGTCAACCCAGCCACAGGCTCCACCTATAAGTTCATGACACGTTTGTTTAAGGAAGTGGCCTCTGTCTTTCCTGATTCTTACATTCACCTAGGAGGGGATGAGGTTGACTTCACCTGCTG GAAATCCAACCCTGACGTCAGGCAGTTCATGCAGAAAATGGGTTTTGGAAATGATTTCACCAAACTAGAGTCCTTCTACATGGAGAA CATCGTGAACATCACTTCCATGCTCAACAGGACAGCCATCGTTTGGCAAGATGTATTTGACTATCATGAAAGA ATCCCTCAGGACACAGTTCTGCACATCTGGAAGGGCACCCCTGCCCAGTACCGGGAGGAGCTGAGCAGGATTACCAAGACTGGGCACAGGGTCCTGCTGGCTGCCCCCTGGTACCTTAACCACATCAGCTATGGCCAGGACTGGCACAGTGTCTACACCGTGCAGCCACTGAacttctctg GGACGGAAGAGCAGAAGAAGCTGGTGATTGGTGGAGAGGTCTGCATGTGGGGGGAATACGTAGACGCAACCAACCTCTCTCCACGCCTGTG GCCCCGGGCCAGTGCTGCAGCAGAGAGACTGTGGAGTGATGAGAAGCAGACCTCTAGTGTCACTCTGGCCTTCTCTCGTCTGAAGGAGTTCCGCTGCTTGTTGTTACG gCGCGGTGTACAGGCCGAGCCTTTGTTTGTTGGCCACTGCAGGCACGAGTACCAGGGTGTGTGA
- the hexa gene encoding beta-hexosaminidase subunit alpha isoform X3, with protein sequence MTWVQFQFRGILLDTSRHYLPVEAILKTLDAMSYSKFNVFHWHIVDDPSFPYQSRTFPDLSNKGAFHPMTHVYTQTDVRRVISHARLRGIRVLPEFDSPGHTQSWGKGQPGLLTPCYRGITPSGTFGPVNPATGSTYKFMTRLFKEVASVFPDSYIHLGGDEVDFTCWKSNPDVRQFMQKMGFGNDFTKLESFYMENIVNITSMLNRTAIVWQDVFDYHERIPQDTVLHIWKGTPAQYREELSRITKTGHRVLLAAPWYLNHISYGQDWHSVYTVQPLNFSGTEEQKKLVIGGEVCMWGEYVDATNLSPRLWPRASAAAERLWSDEKQTSSVTLAFSRLKEFRCLLLRRGVQAEPLFVGHCRHEYQGV encoded by the exons ATGACTTGGGTACA GTTTCAATTCCGTGGTATTCTGTTGGACACATCTCGTCACTATTTACCAGTAGAGGCCATCCTAAAGACCCTG GATGCCATGTCCTACAGTAAATTCaatgtgtttcactggcacATTGTTGATGACCCTTCCTTCCCGTACCAGAGTCGTACCTTTCCTGACCTTAGCAACAAG GGGGCTTTCCACCCAATGACTCATGTATACACACAGACGGATGTGAGAAGGGTGATCTCACATGCCAGACTACGGGGAATCAGAGTCTTGCCTGAGTTTGACTCACCAGGCCACACCCAGTCCTGGGGTAAAG GTCAGCCTGGTCTCCTGACCCCCTGCTACAGGGGGATTACTCCCTCTGGAACATTCGGTCCAGTCAACCCAGCCACAGGCTCCACCTATAAGTTCATGACACGTTTGTTTAAGGAAGTGGCCTCTGTCTTTCCTGATTCTTACATTCACCTAGGAGGGGATGAGGTTGACTTCACCTGCTG GAAATCCAACCCTGACGTCAGGCAGTTCATGCAGAAAATGGGTTTTGGAAATGATTTCACCAAACTAGAGTCCTTCTACATGGAGAA CATCGTGAACATCACTTCCATGCTCAACAGGACAGCCATCGTTTGGCAAGATGTATTTGACTATCATGAAAGA ATCCCTCAGGACACAGTTCTGCACATCTGGAAGGGCACCCCTGCCCAGTACCGGGAGGAGCTGAGCAGGATTACCAAGACTGGGCACAGGGTCCTGCTGGCTGCCCCCTGGTACCTTAACCACATCAGCTATGGCCAGGACTGGCACAGTGTCTACACCGTGCAGCCACTGAacttctctg GGACGGAAGAGCAGAAGAAGCTGGTGATTGGTGGAGAGGTCTGCATGTGGGGGGAATACGTAGACGCAACCAACCTCTCTCCACGCCTGTG GCCCCGGGCCAGTGCTGCAGCAGAGAGACTGTGGAGTGATGAGAAGCAGACCTCTAGTGTCACTCTGGCCTTCTCTCGTCTGAAGGAGTTCCGCTGCTTGTTGTTACG gCGCGGTGTACAGGCCGAGCCTTTGTTTGTTGGCCACTGCAGGCACGAGTACCAGGGTGTGTGA
- the hexa gene encoding beta-hexosaminidase subunit alpha isoform X4, translating to MSYSKFNVFHWHIVDDPSFPYQSRTFPDLSNKGAFHPMTHVYTQTDVRRVISHARLRGIRVLPEFDSPGHTQSWGKGQPGLLTPCYRGITPSGTFGPVNPATGSTYKFMTRLFKEVASVFPDSYIHLGGDEVDFTCWKSNPDVRQFMQKMGFGNDFTKLESFYMENIVNITSMLNRTAIVWQDVFDYHERIPQDTVLHIWKGTPAQYREELSRITKTGHRVLLAAPWYLNHISYGQDWHSVYTVQPLNFSGTEEQKKLVIGGEVCMWGEYVDATNLSPRLWPRASAAAERLWSDEKQTSSVTLAFSRLKEFRCLLLRRGVQAEPLFVGHCRHEYQGV from the exons ATGTCCTACAGTAAATTCaatgtgtttcactggcacATTGTTGATGACCCTTCCTTCCCGTACCAGAGTCGTACCTTTCCTGACCTTAGCAACAAG GGGGCTTTCCACCCAATGACTCATGTATACACACAGACGGATGTGAGAAGGGTGATCTCACATGCCAGACTACGGGGAATCAGAGTCTTGCCTGAGTTTGACTCACCAGGCCACACCCAGTCCTGGGGTAAAG GTCAGCCTGGTCTCCTGACCCCCTGCTACAGGGGGATTACTCCCTCTGGAACATTCGGTCCAGTCAACCCAGCCACAGGCTCCACCTATAAGTTCATGACACGTTTGTTTAAGGAAGTGGCCTCTGTCTTTCCTGATTCTTACATTCACCTAGGAGGGGATGAGGTTGACTTCACCTGCTG GAAATCCAACCCTGACGTCAGGCAGTTCATGCAGAAAATGGGTTTTGGAAATGATTTCACCAAACTAGAGTCCTTCTACATGGAGAA CATCGTGAACATCACTTCCATGCTCAACAGGACAGCCATCGTTTGGCAAGATGTATTTGACTATCATGAAAGA ATCCCTCAGGACACAGTTCTGCACATCTGGAAGGGCACCCCTGCCCAGTACCGGGAGGAGCTGAGCAGGATTACCAAGACTGGGCACAGGGTCCTGCTGGCTGCCCCCTGGTACCTTAACCACATCAGCTATGGCCAGGACTGGCACAGTGTCTACACCGTGCAGCCACTGAacttctctg GGACGGAAGAGCAGAAGAAGCTGGTGATTGGTGGAGAGGTCTGCATGTGGGGGGAATACGTAGACGCAACCAACCTCTCTCCACGCCTGTG GCCCCGGGCCAGTGCTGCAGCAGAGAGACTGTGGAGTGATGAGAAGCAGACCTCTAGTGTCACTCTGGCCTTCTCTCGTCTGAAGGAGTTCCGCTGCTTGTTGTTACG gCGCGGTGTACAGGCCGAGCCTTTGTTTGTTGGCCACTGCAGGCACGAGTACCAGGGTGTGTGA
- the LOC134020669 gene encoding photoreceptor-specific nuclear receptor-like, giving the protein MRLCFVSTARSPLPRKGLGLGLLCKVCSDTSSGKHYGIYACNGCSGFFKRSVRRRLIYRCQAGTGMCPVDRAHRNQCQACRLKRCLQAGMNKDAVQNERQPRSMAQVQPDTMDMDADTEHLATTRLPTPSSTFSVISRQPVSSSVTPPAPAQHCRGSPKNSHRFMVSLMTAETCAKLEPEDVDENIDVTSDEPERERTPSDCHSSPYNSSGSESVYETSARLLFMSVKWAKNLPVFSHLPFRDQVILLEEAWSELFLLCAIQWSLPLDRCPLLSLPDLSPTQQSKGSLPTGNLRVLEEVFNRFKALAVDPTEFACLKAVVLFKPDTRGLKDPEQVENLQDQSQVMLGQHIHSLYPSQSARFGKLLLLLPSLHFVSSERIEQLFFHKTIGNTPMEKLLCDMFKN; this is encoded by the exons ATGAG ATTGTGCTTTGTGTCTACAGCAAGAAGCCCACTTCCAAGGAAAGGCCTGGGCCTAGGCCTGTTGTGTAAAGTATGTTCTGACACAAGCAGTGGGAAACACTACGGAATCTATGCCTGCAACGGCTGCAGTGGCTTTTTCAAGCGGAGTGTCAGACGAAGGCTCATCTACAG GTGTCAAGCAGGCACAGGCATGTGCCCTGTCGACAGGGCCCATCGCAACCAGTGTCAAGCATGTCGACTGAAGAGATGCCTCCAAGCTGGCATGAACAAAGATG CCGTGCAGAACGAGAGGCAGCCCCGCAGCATGGCCCAGGTGCAGCCGGACACCATGGATATGGACGCAGATACGGAGCACCTGGCCACCACGCGGTTGcccaccccttcctccaccttctctgtCATCAGCAGACAGCCCGTCAGTTCCTCGGTCAcgcccccagccccggcccagcACTGCCGCGGCAGCCCCAAGAACAGTCACCGCTTCATGGTCAGCCTGATGACTGCGGAGACCTGTGCTAAACTAGAACCAGAGGACG TGGATGAGAATATTGACGTGACGAGTGACgaaccagagagggagagaactccCTCCGACTGTCACTCATCTCCTTACAACTCCAGCGgctctgagagtgtgtatgagacATCAGCACGCCTGCTCTTCATGTCAGTCAAGTGGGCAAAGAACCTGCCTGTCTTCTCTCACCTACCATTCAGAGACCAG GTGATTCTGCTGGAAGAGGCCTGGAGTGAGCTCTTTCTCCTGTGTGCCATCCAGTGGTCTCTGCCCCTGGACAGgtgccctctgctctccctgccaGACCTTTCCCCCACACAGCAATCCAAGGGCAGCCTCCCCACAGGCAACTTGAGAGTCCTGGAGGAAGTCTTCAACCGCTTCAAGGCTCTAGCTGTAGACCCTACTGAGTTTGCCTGCCTTAAGGCTGTTGTACTGTTCAAACCAG ACACCCGTGGTCTCAAAGATCCTGAGCAGGTGGAGAATCTTCAGGATCAGTCTCAGGTGATGCTTGGTCAGCATATTCACTCTCTGTACCCCAGCCAGAGTGCCAG GTTTGGgaaacttcttcttcttctgccctCCCTACACTTCGTGAGCTCGGAAAGGATAGAACAGCTGTTCTTCCACAAGACCATCGGGAACACACCCATGGAGAAGCTACTGTGTGATATGTTCAAAAACTGA